The following proteins are co-located in the Candidatus Micrarchaeota archaeon genome:
- a CDS encoding nucleotidyl transferase AbiEii/AbiGii toxin family protein, giving the protein MMDKRGILKTAYYEQPYQKEKDYINELFLSRIYEKNTGVVFKGGTALSKFYGLPRFSDDLDFSLSKKDADGLISNLDSIVEDVSKLYPIKLLRKINKKDILAYEISVRGPLFEASNRHQHVKIEIDKNASVIEDPNTIRRNPKYFDLRPYLAVVMKENEILAEKIVALMFRHNVKARDLFDIYFMAKNGTEIKVSLIDRKMKEHGHVFTDERLVKRMDLIRSIWSKELYRLLPKNEFIDYKEARTLVMEGFNAVNLL; this is encoded by the coding sequence ATGATGGACAAGAGAGGGATTCTTAAGACAGCGTATTATGAGCAGCCTTACCAGAAGGAGAAGGACTATATAAATGAGCTTTTTTTGTCAAGGATATACGAAAAAAATACCGGAGTGGTATTTAAGGGAGGTACGGCCCTGTCCAAGTTTTATGGACTTCCGAGATTCTCTGACGACCTAGATTTTTCATTGTCGAAAAAAGATGCTGATGGCCTGATTAGCAACTTAGACAGCATAGTTGAGGATGTTTCAAAACTTTACCCGATAAAATTATTAAGAAAAATAAATAAGAAAGATATTCTGGCATATGAGATTAGCGTTAGAGGGCCTTTGTTTGAAGCATCAAATAGGCACCAGCACGTTAAAATAGAGATAGACAAGAATGCATCGGTAATAGAGGATCCCAATACTATACGTAGGAATCCTAAATATTTTGATCTGCGCCCCTATCTGGCAGTGGTAATGAAGGAAAACGAGATACTCGCAGAAAAAATTGTTGCGCTCATGTTCAGGCATAATGTAAAAGCGAGAGACCTTTTCGACATATATTTCATGGCTAAGAACGGTACCGAGATAAAGGTAAGTTTGATTGACAGGAAAATGAAAGAACACGGGCACGTATTCACAGATGAAAGGCTTGTTAAAAGAATGGATCTTATAAGAAGCATATGGAGCAAGGAACTGTACAGATTGCTGCCAAAAAATGAAT